Proteins co-encoded in one Prunus persica cultivar Lovell chromosome G6, Prunus_persica_NCBIv2, whole genome shotgun sequence genomic window:
- the LOC18775003 gene encoding LOW QUALITY PROTEIN: E3 ubiquitin-protein ligase RDUF2 (The sequence of the model RefSeq protein was modified relative to this genomic sequence to represent the inferred CDS: inserted 1 base in 1 codon), which yields MATSSPSPTTSYWCYRCTRFVRVWVQDSTLSCPHCETGFLEEIETTPHPQPPPIHHHRRFPSSHVHDQNPAPTSRRVRRAPVDRSSPFNPVIVLRGGAESNTESNSFELYYDDAAGSGLQPLPPTMSEILMGSGFDRLLDQLSQIEITGLGRPENPPASKSAVDSMPVVQIGETHVVSDAHCAVCKEAFELGSEAREMPCKHIYHSDCILPWLAMRNSCPVCRHELPADXNDRTSDPGSRRETMGLTIWRLPGGGFAVGRFSGGRRPGERELPVVYTEMDGPFNGNGAPRRVLWSSRSRGSESRGIRRAFRNLASFWGRFRSNSSSSRSGSESGSVFSRSQSHSSSVFGRFVQRRSRAWVLDD from the exons ATGGCTACGTCATCGCCGTCGCCGACGACGTCGTATTGGTGCTACAGATGCACTCGCTTCGTCCGTGTCTGGGTACAGGACTCTACCCTCTCATGCCCCCACTGCGAAACCGGTTTTCTGGAAGAGATCGAAACGACGCCGCACCCACAGCCACCGCCGATCCATCACCACCGTCGATTCCCGTCCTCCCACGTCCACGATCAAAACCCGGCTCCGACTTCCCGCCGAGTCCGTCGGGCCCCCGTAGACAGGTCCTCCCCCTTCAACCCGGTTATTGTCCTACGTGGCGGGGCCGAGTCAAATACTGAGTCCAACTCGTTCGAGCTTTACTACGACGACGCTGCCGGGTCGGGGCTCCAGCCCCTCCCGCCCACCATGTCGGAGATCTTAATGGGCTCTGGCTTCGACCGGTTGCTCGACCAGCTCTCCCAGATTGAAATCACCGGGCTGGGCCGACCCGAAAATCCGCCCGCGTCTAAATCAGCCGTGGACTCTATGCCCGTTGTTCAAATCGGCGAAACACACGTCGTGTCGGATGCGCACTGCGCGGTCTGCAAGGAAGCATTCGAACTCGGGTCGGAGGCCCGAGAAATGCCGTGCAAGCACATATACCACTCGGATTGCATCCTCCCCTGGCTTGCTATGCGAAACTCGTGCCCGGTTTGCCGGCACGAGCTGCCCGCCG CGAATGACCGAACTTCGGATCCCGGGTCTCGACGAGAGACCATGGGGCTGACCATCTGGAGATTACCCGGCGGTGGGTTCGCTGTGGGGAGATTCTCCGGCGGCAGACGACCCGGAGAGAGGGAATTGCCGGTTGTGTACACGGAAATGGATGGCCCATTCAACGGGAACGGGGCTCCGAGAAGGGTACTATGGTCATCGAGAAGTAGAGGAAGTGAGAGTCGTGGGATTCGCAGGGCTTTCCGTAATCTGGCGTCGTTTTGGGGTCGGTTTAGGTCCAATTCGTCTTCCTCGAGGTCCGGGTCCGAATCCGGGTCGGTTTTCAGCAGAAGTCAGAGTCACTCAAGTTCGGTGTTTGGCCGGTTTGTCCAGAGGCGTAGCAGGGCTTGGGTGTTGGATGATTAA